A genome region from Scyliorhinus torazame isolate Kashiwa2021f chromosome 13, sScyTor2.1, whole genome shotgun sequence includes the following:
- the fgl2a gene encoding fibrinogen-like 2a: MKTAFALLLLNVGLILCMEVPVGYKNTSRFKNSTERYANGACSLKLKRTECDDEGEVCDYQVNLPPLTIQLPKQTQLLTKTVKQVKSLTATVNKMKRKWLEGKQDESIRYDQDTGSTEYGRDGVNRITHLEKKINKQTSLLRQARNQINVLQGRLEEMSILNMDTVLHYINSEISNIKSTVNTLNNKCYTTCAAVGQSVVLWAPQDCSDYYKLGHRKSGIYEIAKGSNKSFSVYCDMETLKGGWTVLQSRKDGSVDFNRTWAEYKNGFGNLSTEFWLGNDKIYLLTKYKEMVLRIEFEDWNSVKKYASYNQFSIDDEDHYYRLSVNGYSGTAGDALHNGKNYNHDQNYFTTKDKDNDNYPLGNCGTYYSSGWWFDACLSANLNGKYYKKLYKGIQNGIFWGTWYTVARETLNGYRHSFKSVRMLIRPKAFEP; the protein is encoded by the exons ATGAAGACTGCTTTTGCACTCCTTCTCCTAAATGTTGGATTAATACTATGCATGGAAGTTCCTGTGGGATACAAAAATACCAGCAGATTCAAGAATTCCACAGAAAGATATGCAAATGGAGCCTGCTCCCTCAAGCTGAAGCGCACAGAGTGCGATGATGAAGGTGAAGTCTGTGATTACCAGGTAAATCTTCCACCTCTCACCATTCAGCTACCCAAGCAGACACAACTCCTCACAAAGACTGTCAAACAGGTAAAAAGTCTAACAGCAACAGTAAATAAGATGAAGCGTAAGTGGCTGGAAGGAAAACAGGACGAGTCTATCCGTTATGATCAAGATACTGGAAGTACAGAGTATGGCAGAGATGGTGTCAACAGGATAACGCATTTGGAGAAAAAAATTAATAAGCAAACAAGTTTACTCCGGCAAGCCAGAAATCAAATCAATGTGCTTCAGGGTCGTTTGGAAGAGATGAGTATTCTGAATATGGACACTGTTTTGCACTACATTAACAGTGAGATTTCAAATATTAAAAGCACTGTGAATACATTGAACAACAAGTGTTATACAACTTGTGCAGCTGTAGGTCAATCAG TGGTACTATGGGCTCCTCAAGATTGTTCAGATTATTACAAATTAGGACATCGGAAAAGTGGCATCTATGAAATTGCCAAAGGCTCTAATAAAAGTTTTTCAGTTTATTGTGATATGGAAACTCTGAAAGGCGGATGGACAGTTCTGCAGTCTCGCAAAGATGGCAGTGTCGATTTTAATCGCACCTGGGCAGAGTACAAAAATGGTTTTGGGAACCTATCAACAGAATTTTGGCTGGGAAATGACAAAATATATCTTTTGACAAAATACAAGGAAATGGTCTTGAGAATTGAATTTGAAGACTGGAACAGTGTCAAAAAATATGCCTCATACAATCAATTCTCCATTGATGATGAAGATCACTATTATCGCCTGTCTGTTAATGGTTATTCTGGCACAGCTGGTGATGCACTCCATAACGGCAAGAATTATAACCATGATCAAAACTACTTCACCACCAAAGACAAAGACAATGATAATTACCCTTTGGGTAACTGTGGGACCTATTATAGCTCTGGCTGGTGGTTTGATGCTTGCTTGTCTGCCAATCTCAATGGCAAATATTATAAAAAGCTCTACAAAGGCATACAAAATGGTATTTTTTGGGGCACTTGGTACACTGTAGCACGTGAAACTCTGAATGGCTACCGCCATTCTTTCAAGTCAGTAAGAATGCTCATCAGGCCTAAAGCATTTGAGCCCTAG